Proteins found in one Campylobacter lari genomic segment:
- the putP gene encoding sodium/proline symporter PutP has translation MNLQSVELSYPIVITFITYAFLMLFIGFYFYKKNQNSKDYFVGNASMGPVISALSAGASDMSSWLLMAFPGALYAAGLGQIYIAIGLSFGMFLNWTFVAKRLKIFSQIAKECITIPDFFESRFHDDKHILRSICAIVILVFFTIYISAGLVSGAKLFESVFNLPYIFALSIGFLVIVLYTFLGGYKAVCWTDMIQGLLMMSSLIIIPFVMIFELGGFGEAFSTINDAKPQAFGLDGGGWLVVVSTLAWGLGYFGQPHILIRFISIKNVKEIPTATFIGITWMVISLFGAAMIGFLGIAYIAKFNLTLNDPERIFIVMSQVLFNPWVAGILLSAILAAIMSTASSQLLVCASSLVQDFYTQILKRKTNDKNITLLSRLGVLAVACVAFILSLDTQSQILSIVSYAWAGFGASFGSVILFSLFYKNMSKEGAIAGMVSGALTVIFYKHFGSNFIAIYEIIPGFLVASCFIVIFSIIFKAKKHTIKHYEKMLKEI, from the coding sequence ATGAATTTACAAAGTGTAGAACTTTCTTATCCTATTGTTATTACTTTTATTACCTATGCATTTTTAATGCTTTTTATAGGTTTTTATTTTTACAAAAAAAATCAAAACAGTAAAGATTATTTTGTTGGTAATGCTTCCATGGGACCTGTAATATCTGCCTTAAGTGCAGGTGCTTCTGATATGAGTAGTTGGCTTTTAATGGCTTTTCCTGGTGCTTTATATGCAGCTGGATTAGGGCAAATTTATATAGCCATAGGCTTAAGTTTTGGTATGTTTTTAAACTGGACCTTTGTTGCTAAAAGATTAAAGATTTTTTCTCAAATAGCTAAGGAATGTATTACAATTCCTGATTTTTTTGAAAGCCGTTTTCATGATGATAAGCATATTTTAAGAAGCATTTGTGCAATAGTTATTTTAGTATTTTTTACTATTTACATTAGTGCTGGATTAGTAAGTGGTGCTAAGCTTTTTGAAAGTGTATTTAATTTACCTTATATTTTTGCTTTAAGTATTGGATTTTTAGTTATTGTTTTATATACTTTTTTAGGCGGTTATAAAGCCGTATGCTGGACTGATATGATACAAGGACTTTTAATGATGAGCTCATTAATCATCATTCCTTTTGTGATGATTTTTGAACTTGGTGGCTTTGGTGAAGCCTTTTCTACTATAAATGATGCAAAACCTCAAGCCTTTGGCTTAGACGGTGGTGGTTGGCTAGTCGTGGTATCAACTCTAGCATGGGGACTTGGTTATTTTGGCCAACCTCACATTTTAATCCGCTTTATTTCTATAAAAAATGTAAAAGAAATTCCTACTGCAACTTTTATAGGTATAACTTGGATGGTAATTTCTTTATTTGGTGCTGCTATGATAGGATTTTTAGGTATTGCTTATATAGCCAAATTTAATCTTACTTTAAATGACCCTGAAAGAATATTTATTGTAATGTCTCAAGTGCTTTTTAATCCTTGGGTGGCAGGAATTTTACTCAGTGCAATTTTAGCAGCTATAATGAGTACTGCGAGTTCTCAACTACTAGTATGCGCTTCTAGCTTGGTGCAAGATTTTTATACACAAATCTTAAAAAGAAAAACAAATGATAAAAACATTACTTTATTATCACGTCTAGGTGTTTTGGCTGTTGCTTGTGTAGCTTTTATACTTTCACTTGATACTCAAAGTCAAATTTTAAGTATAGTTTCTTACGCTTGGGCTGGTTTTGGCGCTAGTTTTGGAAGTGTTATTTTATTTTCTTTATTTTATAAAAATATGAGTAAAGAAGGTGCGATAGCTGGAATGGTTAGCGGAGCTTTAACTGTTATATTTTATAAACATTTTGGCTCAAATTTTATAGCAATTTATGAAATCATCCCTGGATTTTTAGTTGCGAGTTGTTTTATTGTGATTTTTAGCATAATTTTTAAAGCAAAAAAACATACAATAAAACACTATGAAAAAATGCTAAAAGAAATTTAA
- a CDS encoding saccharopine dehydrogenase family protein, with amino-acid sequence MKNLLIIGAGGVSRVATVKCAMNSDVFSKITLASRTKSKCDEIATFIKERLGVEIQTEQIDADDTAAVVELIKKTGAEILLNVALPYQDLTLMDACIQTNIHYVDTANYEHPDLAKFEYKEQWARNDKFKQAEILGLLGSGFDPGVTNVFCAYAQQNLFDEIHYIDILDCNAGDHGYAFATNFNPEINLREVSAKGRYWENGKWIETEPMEIKMEWDYPEVGVKDSYLLYHEELESLVKNIKGLKRIRFFMTFGQSYLTHMKCLENVGMLGIKPVMHQGKEIIPIEFLKTLLPDPASLGPRTKGYTNIGCVIRGVKDGKDRQVYIYNVCNHEECFKETGAQAVSYTTGVPAMIGTKLIAKGIWQGKGVFNMEEFDAKPFMDELNTQGLPWKIIEMEPNLGK; translated from the coding sequence ATGAAAAATCTTTTGATTATAGGTGCAGGTGGTGTAAGTCGCGTTGCAACTGTAAAATGCGCAATGAATAGTGATGTTTTTAGTAAAATAACTCTAGCAAGTAGAACTAAAAGTAAATGTGATGAAATAGCAACTTTTATAAAAGAGCGTTTAGGTGTGGAAATTCAAACTGAGCAAATAGACGCAGATGACACTGCTGCTGTTGTAGAACTTATCAAAAAAACAGGAGCTGAAATTTTATTAAATGTGGCTTTACCTTATCAAGATCTTACTTTAATGGATGCGTGCATTCAAACTAATATCCACTATGTAGATACTGCAAACTATGAACATCCTGATTTAGCTAAATTTGAATATAAAGAACAATGGGCAAGAAATGATAAGTTTAAACAAGCAGAAATTTTAGGACTTTTAGGCAGTGGATTTGATCCAGGTGTTACTAATGTATTTTGCGCTTATGCACAGCAAAATTTGTTTGATGAAATTCATTATATAGATATATTAGATTGTAATGCTGGAGATCATGGCTATGCCTTTGCAACTAATTTTAACCCTGAGATTAACTTAAGAGAGGTTTCTGCTAAAGGTCGTTACTGGGAAAATGGCAAATGGATAGAAACTGAACCTATGGAAATAAAAATGGAGTGGGATTATCCTGAAGTAGGGGTAAAAGATAGCTATTTACTTTATCATGAAGAGCTTGAAAGTTTAGTAAAAAACATCAAAGGTTTAAAAAGAATAAGATTTTTTATGACTTTTGGACAAAGCTATTTAACTCATATGAAATGTCTTGAAAATGTTGGTATGTTAGGTATTAAGCCTGTTATGCATCAAGGTAAAGAAATAATACCAATAGAATTTTTAAAAACCTTGCTTCCTGATCCTGCTAGTTTAGGCCCTCGCACCAAAGGTTATACTAATATAGGTTGTGTGATTCGTGGTGTAAAAGATGGAAAAGATAGACAAGTTTATATTTACAATGTTTGCAATCACGAAGAATGCTTTAAAGAAACTGGAGCACAAGCTGTGAGTTATACTACCGGAGTTCCTGCAATGATAGGAACAAAGCTAATCGCTAAAGGAATTTGGCAAGGAAAAGGTGTGTTTAACATGGAAGAATTTGACGCTAAACCTTTTATGGATGAGTTAAATACTCAAGGACTTCCTTGGAAAATTATAGAAATGGAGCCAAATTTAGGAAAATAA
- the modB gene encoding molybdate ABC transporter permease subunit yields MMQLLLSIDWTPFLVSIKLSIITCIILFCFCVPLAWVFTFKQFRAKKILETIITLPLVLPPSVVGFYLLILFSKYSFFGNFLEKYFNITLAFTFEGLVIASCIYSLPFMFNPLYNAMSMISKNIIEASFSLGKNSFITLFRVILPSIKPAILSALVISFAHTMGEFGIVLMIGGSLSGETKVASIAIYESMENLDFATAHIYSLILLIFSFIVLLSVNLLNKQKR; encoded by the coding sequence ATGATGCAATTATTATTAAGTATAGATTGGACACCTTTTTTGGTTTCCATAAAGCTTTCTATTATTACTTGTATAATTTTGTTTTGTTTTTGCGTACCTCTTGCTTGGGTTTTTACTTTTAAGCAATTTAGAGCAAAAAAAATTCTAGAAACTATAATAACCTTACCTTTAGTTTTACCACCATCTGTTGTTGGTTTTTACTTATTGATTTTATTTTCAAAATACTCTTTTTTTGGGAATTTTTTAGAAAAATACTTTAATATCACCTTAGCTTTTACCTTTGAAGGTTTGGTGATAGCAAGTTGTATTTATTCTTTACCTTTTATGTTTAATCCTTTATATAATGCAATGTCTATGATTTCTAAAAATATTATAGAAGCTAGTTTTTCTTTGGGAAAAAATTCTTTCATCACACTTTTTAGGGTAATCTTACCTAGTATTAAACCAGCTATACTCAGTGCTTTGGTAATAAGTTTTGCACATACTATGGGTGAGTTTGGTATAGTATTAATGATAGGTGGTTCTTTAAGCGGAGAAACAAAAGTAGCTAGTATTGCTATATATGAAAGTATGGAAAATTTAGATTTTGCCACAGCCCATATTTATAGTCTTATACTTTTAATTTTTAGTTTTATTGTTTTATTAAGTGTGAATCTTCTTAATAAACAAAAAAGATAA
- a CDS encoding S24 family peptidase, producing the protein MENFKSLVEEMKLYFNVTSLEMVAEKLGLKKSTAIGWRQRKRISSHAILKFNQLKYKQNNYIKLVDKNLQQTEKTNNKDTILIPFYKNYYLSSDFTNNNNIIKQNIPFNKNELNSMFNLQEFLKIGIIAMIGNSMEPTIKEGEMVIFQKDDSSIEGGIYIVEYQKEILIKRLKKRPLCLISDNKEYPIIDIKKSKELKIIGRIIGAYKIDYKKL; encoded by the coding sequence ATGGAAAATTTTAAATCATTGGTAGAAGAAATGAAACTTTATTTTAATGTTACTAGTTTAGAAATGGTAGCTGAGAAATTGGGTCTTAAGAAATCTACAGCAATAGGATGGAGACAACGAAAAAGGATATCTTCACATGCTATATTAAAGTTTAATCAACTAAAATATAAACAAAATAACTATATAAAATTAGTTGATAAAAATTTACAACAAACTGAGAAAACAAACAATAAAGATACAATATTGATTCCATTTTATAAAAACTATTATCTCTCGTCAGATTTTACCAACAATAATAATATCATCAAGCAAAACATACCTTTTAATAAAAATGAATTAAACAGCATGTTTAATTTGCAAGAATTTTTAAAAATAGGTATTATCGCTATGATAGGAAATAGTATGGAACCCACAATAAAAGAAGGAGAAATGGTTATATTTCAAAAAGATGATTCAAGTATAGAAGGTGGTATATATATTGTTGAATATCAAAAAGAAATTTTAATTAAAAGATTAAAAAAAAGACCTTTGTGTTTAATTAGTGATAACAAAGAATATCCTATTATCGATATTAAAAAATCTAAAGAATTAAAAATCATAGGAAGAATTATTGGAGCATATAAAATTGATTATAAAAAATTATAA
- a CDS encoding asparaginase yields the protein MKISVLGIGGTICMLKDESGGVSPKLNAKALVDSIGLTENINIEAKSILAVPSPSLKFEDIFEIIKVAKNEIRNNSNGIVVTQGTDTLEESAFLLSLLWDEEVPMIVTGAMKNPSELGSDGSSNLYQSILVASDKSSQKRGVLVVFNHIIYQPRFLHKSNSFSLDTFVSINGGNIGYIYEKQVRYISPIYKNKIYNIPDKIDKKVAIIPACLSGDDYFLDKLSVFDGLIINGFGAGHVSFDFIEKIKPLSLNIPCVVTSRTGSGPTAYNTYSYKGSEIDLQNNGLIMGNFF from the coding sequence ATGAAAATTAGTGTTTTAGGTATAGGCGGTACTATTTGTATGTTGAAAGATGAATCAGGAGGTGTTAGTCCTAAATTAAACGCAAAGGCATTGGTAGACAGTATTGGTTTAACAGAAAATATAAATATAGAAGCAAAAAGTATATTGGCAGTACCAAGTCCATCTTTAAAATTTGAAGATATTTTTGAAATCATAAAAGTAGCAAAGAATGAAATTAGAAATAATTCTAATGGTATAGTTGTTACTCAGGGTACTGATACATTAGAAGAAAGCGCATTTTTATTAAGCTTACTGTGGGATGAAGAAGTGCCTATGATTGTAACTGGAGCTATGAAAAATCCTAGTGAACTTGGGAGTGATGGGTCTAGTAATTTATATCAGTCAATTCTTGTTGCAAGCGATAAATCATCTCAAAAAAGAGGTGTTTTAGTTGTTTTTAACCATATAATATATCAACCAAGATTTTTGCATAAAAGTAATTCTTTTTCTCTTGATACTTTTGTGTCTATAAATGGTGGAAATATTGGATATATATATGAGAAACAAGTAAGATATATCAGCCCTATTTATAAAAATAAAATTTACAACATTCCAGATAAAATAGATAAAAAAGTTGCAATTATACCTGCTTGTTTATCTGGAGATGATTATTTTTTAGATAAATTATCTGTTTTTGATGGTTTGATAATAAATGGATTTGGGGCAGGTCATGTTTCTTTTGATTTTATTGAAAAAATAAAGCCATTAAGCTTAAATATACCTTGTGTTGTTACATCTAGAACAGGAAGTGGGCCAACTGCTTATAATACATATTCATATAAAGGTAGTGAAATAGACTTGCAAAATAATGGTCTTATTATGGGAAATTTTTTTTGA
- a CDS encoding citrate transporter: protein MSYLVVSQFFMCFTLLLMVIGKTPLYLTAIIGTTISILIAMLDSNNILINTLLLSGLNPVILDMTGILMFIGIMQSSGFMDDIIKIIIKFGRRIGGGEGIASASAICAGVIGMLTGFTQPSVTAVITAKPSILLDMNPNHSAAIHGHAGHLGNFGGFTHPTQVAIIGATNIGFGFINIFAIFIVVCLILCFAIRSKIYRKKHFVVIDKEKMMHIIKEMENQKNQYSSYVIFLPFIVLFGGFIFGYPIFLLGVFSSILTIALSGVNIFNAEKSMIDGVGKIAIPLVATITFLFMSAVIKEIGLAKTIANIFEPILNVAPVQAMFIVAVFAGFVTQSYGASSAILLPFLQATMEVCTYNFALAFVAAGGASIAQYFLTGGPIAALSTVIPLVEGSNLKDLNKFQRPSQLFALFLIFIISFFIQF from the coding sequence ATGAGCTATTTAGTTGTATCACAATTTTTTATGTGTTTTACGCTTCTTCTTATGGTAATTGGAAAAACTCCGTTGTATCTAACAGCAATTATTGGTACTACTATAAGTATTCTGATTGCTATGCTTGATTCAAATAATATTCTAATAAACACGCTTTTGCTTTCAGGGTTAAATCCTGTTATTTTAGATATGACAGGTATTTTGATGTTTATAGGGATAATGCAATCAAGTGGATTTATGGATGATATCATAAAAATTATTATCAAATTCGGTAGAAGAATTGGCGGTGGAGAGGGGATTGCTTCTGCTAGTGCTATATGTGCTGGAGTTATAGGAATGTTGACAGGTTTTACTCAGCCATCTGTAACTGCGGTAATTACTGCTAAACCTTCGATATTGTTGGATATGAATCCAAATCATTCAGCGGCTATACATGGGCATGCTGGTCATCTTGGTAACTTTGGTGGTTTTACTCATCCTACTCAAGTTGCAATTATTGGAGCTACTAATATTGGTTTTGGATTTATAAACATTTTTGCTATATTTATAGTTGTTTGTTTAATTTTATGCTTTGCTATAAGATCTAAAATATATAGAAAGAAGCATTTTGTTGTGATTGATAAAGAAAAGATGATGCATATTATAAAAGAAATGGAAAATCAAAAAAATCAATATAGTTCCTATGTTATCTTTTTGCCTTTTATTGTTTTATTTGGTGGTTTTATTTTTGGTTATCCTATTTTTTTATTAGGAGTATTTTCTAGCATCTTAACAATTGCACTTAGTGGGGTTAATATTTTTAATGCAGAAAAAAGTATGATAGATGGTGTTGGTAAAATAGCTATTCCTTTGGTTGCAACTATAACATTTTTATTTATGAGTGCTGTAATTAAAGAAATAGGACTAGCTAAAACTATTGCAAATATTTTTGAACCAATTTTAAATGTAGCTCCCGTTCAAGCAATGTTTATAGTTGCTGTTTTTGCTGGATTTGTCACACAAAGTTATGGAGCTAGCTCAGCTATCTTACTTCCATTTTTACAAGCTACTATGGAGGTTTGTACTTATAATTTTGCTTTAGCTTTTGTTGCGGCTGGTGGAGCTTCTATAGCACAATATTTTTTAACAGGTGGACCTATAGCTGCTTTATCAACAGTTATACCGCTTGTTGAAGGATCAAATTTAAAGGATTTAAATAAATTTCAAAGACCTTCGCAACTTTTTGCTTTATTTTTGATTTTTATTATCTCTTTTTTTATTCAGTTTTAG
- a CDS encoding DUF411 domain-containing protein, translated as MKKIISILALSSIALMSEDKLLNIYESPTCGCCDFWADYMKDKGYKVQIHKSEDFLKIKEKMNIQPMYQSCHTGVIGGYAIEGHVPEDAVAWLLKNKPEDVIGISAPGMPQGSPGMEQGYEEEYPVVLMLKNGDYKIYGIYKGHNLIKTN; from the coding sequence ATGAAAAAAATTATTAGTATTTTGGCGTTATCAAGTATAGCTTTAATGAGTGAAGATAAGTTGTTGAATATTTATGAAAGTCCTACTTGTGGATGTTGTGATTTTTGGGCAGATTATATGAAAGATAAAGGCTATAAAGTGCAAATACACAAAAGTGAGGATTTTTTAAAAATAAAAGAAAAAATGAATATTCAGCCTATGTATCAAAGTTGTCATACTGGCGTAATTGGTGGTTATGCTATAGAAGGACATGTGCCTGAAGATGCAGTTGCTTGGCTTTTGAAAAATAAACCTGAAGATGTTATAGGTATTTCTGCTCCTGGTATGCCTCAGGGAAGTCCTGGAATGGAGCAAGGTTATGAAGAAGAATATCCTGTGGTGTTAATGCTTAAAAATGGAGATTATAAAATTTATGGAATCTATAAAGGACATAATTTAATCAAGACAAACTAA
- a CDS encoding energy transducer TonB family protein: MKTFINNHKNQSFFITIFLFLPLFFVFIYTKNFLHIQHSTSKEEKFNIAIKQFLQDSPKVKTEQPKQEKIKKLEQTKEKAVIQPKKTNTLTNTKAINQLNEKIKSQKTLTQEKNTPITSQESISLANNNEFLKEVKQAIDEALIYPRQAKKMRMSGEILVEFTWTKDKNLLNLKILKPSKYKLLNDSALETIRIASKNFPQYEKTFHIRIPLIYKIN, translated from the coding sequence ATGAAAACATTCATAAACAATCATAAAAATCAATCCTTTTTTATCACTATATTTCTCTTTTTGCCTTTATTTTTTGTTTTTATTTATACTAAGAATTTTTTACATATACAACATAGCACTTCAAAAGAAGAAAAATTTAATATAGCTATAAAACAATTTTTACAAGATTCGCCTAAAGTAAAAACCGAACAGCCTAAACAAGAAAAAATAAAAAAGCTAGAACAAACAAAAGAAAAAGCTGTTATACAACCTAAAAAAACAAATACTTTAACCAATACCAAGGCAATAAATCAATTAAATGAAAAAATAAAATCTCAAAAAACTTTAACCCAAGAAAAAAATACTCCAATAACTTCTCAAGAAAGCATATCTTTAGCTAATAACAATGAATTTTTAAAAGAAGTCAAACAAGCTATAGATGAAGCTTTAATCTATCCTAGACAAGCCAAAAAAATGCGAATGAGTGGCGAAATCTTAGTAGAATTCACATGGACTAAAGATAAAAATCTATTAAACTTAAAAATATTAAAACCATCAAAATATAAATTATTAAACGATAGCGCCTTAGAAACTATACGTATAGCGTCTAAGAATTTTCCACAATATGAAAAAACTTTTCATATAAGAATACCATTAATATATAAAATAAACTAA
- the exbD gene encoding TonB system transport protein ExbD produces the protein MLKLPKNEGLNIIPFIDIMLVLLAIVLSISTFIAHGKIKINLPQSENSNSINENKDKVSILINKENEFYIDGKTASLEEIKVKFDTIDSKTLVELKSDKEAKFESFIKIIDILKNKNHENFQILTEQKR, from the coding sequence ATGCTTAAACTACCAAAAAATGAAGGCTTAAATATCATTCCTTTTATAGACATAATGCTTGTTTTACTAGCTATTGTTTTAAGCATATCCACTTTTATCGCGCATGGTAAAATCAAAATTAATCTACCTCAAAGTGAAAATTCAAATTCCATAAATGAAAATAAAGACAAAGTGAGTATTTTAATCAATAAAGAAAATGAATTTTATATCGATGGAAAAACAGCTTCCTTAGAAGAAATAAAAGTAAAATTTGACACTATAGACTCTAAAACATTAGTAGAGTTAAAAAGCGATAAAGAAGCAAAATTTGAAAGTTTTATAAAAATTATTGATATTTTAAAAAATAAAAATCATGAAAATTTTCAAATTTTAACAGAGCAAAAAAGATGA
- the exbB gene encoding TonB-system energizer ExbB, whose amino-acid sequence MEFLKTYIDLIIFVVLGIMAFIAIWCTIERILFFRKIKLNDYQCQEKFDDAISENLTMLYIIYTNAPYVGLLGTVVGIMITFYDMGASGNIDAKSIVIGLSLALKATALGILVAIPSLMAYNGLLRKISILSNAYRIFKDKNA is encoded by the coding sequence ATGGAATTTTTAAAAACTTACATTGACTTAATTATATTTGTAGTTTTAGGGATAATGGCATTTATTGCTATATGGTGTACTATTGAGCGTATCTTGTTTTTTAGAAAAATTAAGCTAAATGATTATCAGTGTCAAGAAAAATTTGATGATGCAATTAGTGAAAACCTCACCATGCTTTATATCATTTACACTAATGCTCCTTATGTAGGACTTTTAGGAACCGTAGTGGGAATTATGATTACATTTTATGACATGGGCGCAAGTGGGAATATCGATGCTAAATCTATTGTCATTGGTTTATCGCTAGCTTTAAAAGCTACAGCATTAGGAATTTTAGTTGCCATCCCTTCTTTAATGGCTTATAATGGGCTACTTAGAAAAATATCAATCTTGAGTAATGCATATCGTATTTTTAAGGATAAAAATGCTTAA
- a CDS encoding DNA polymerase III subunit gamma/tau translates to MLQALAVKYRPKNFNELVGQNTVSTSLKYALENNRLAHAYLFSGLRGSGKTSSARIFSRALVCEKGPSANPCGECSQCLSSLNGSNIDIIEMDAASHRSLEDIQELIEQVKYAPSLARFKIFIIDEVHMLTPQAANALLKTLEEPPSYVKFILATTDPLKLPATVLSRTQHFRFKQISTHDILNHLEWILDKENINYEKEALKLIARSGNGSLRDTLTLLDQAIVYCQNDIQTQKITAMLGFLDPAKIEEFYQAILANDKDKVLEFLKEFEDYEASNVIDEMIFFLKEAFFAKNNLFSMLIYERFFRILSRTKTMLNSSDDDSFVLCVMAFMLIEATYLKSIDEAIKSSKQDSMPSPKQQEIPSIQQTPKEEKLNPYENLLKAIYKRDYDLAEVFKKTTQFISFEDDILSISSHAKDNDRMVLNNGFKLIKTLLHELFGEKAQIKIQKTETIDTQKLQDIFKTPIKQEVKSTPNLNEHFENFKKDAKKYDPKDETKEALSKLFGSPTIQN, encoded by the coding sequence ATGCTTCAAGCTCTTGCTGTTAAATACAGACCAAAAAATTTTAATGAGCTTGTAGGGCAAAATACTGTTTCTACAAGCTTAAAATATGCTCTTGAAAATAATCGCTTAGCACATGCTTATTTGTTTTCAGGACTACGTGGAAGTGGAAAGACTTCAAGTGCAAGAATTTTTTCAAGAGCCCTAGTATGCGAAAAGGGACCAAGTGCTAACCCTTGTGGAGAATGCTCTCAATGTTTATCTTCACTTAATGGCTCTAATATAGACATTATAGAAATGGATGCTGCAAGCCATAGAAGCTTAGAAGACATTCAAGAGCTTATCGAACAAGTCAAATACGCTCCATCTTTAGCTAGATTTAAAATTTTTATTATCGATGAAGTACATATGCTTACCCCGCAAGCTGCAAATGCTTTGCTTAAGACCTTAGAAGAACCACCAAGCTATGTAAAATTTATACTAGCAACAACTGATCCTTTAAAACTTCCTGCTACGGTTCTTTCAAGAACGCAGCATTTTAGATTTAAGCAAATTTCTACTCATGATATCTTAAATCATCTTGAGTGGATTTTAGACAAAGAAAATATCAATTATGAAAAAGAAGCTTTAAAACTCATTGCAAGAAGCGGAAATGGCTCCTTAAGAGATACCCTAACCTTACTAGATCAAGCCATAGTATATTGTCAAAATGATATACAAACACAAAAAATCACTGCAATGCTAGGCTTTTTAGATCCAGCTAAAATTGAAGAATTTTATCAAGCCATTTTAGCTAATGATAAAGATAAAGTTCTTGAGTTTTTAAAAGAATTTGAAGATTATGAAGCAAGTAATGTCATTGATGAGATGATATTTTTTCTAAAAGAAGCATTTTTTGCCAAAAATAATCTTTTTTCTATGTTAATTTATGAAAGATTTTTTAGAATTCTTTCACGCACTAAGACTATGTTAAATTCTAGTGATGATGATAGCTTTGTACTTTGCGTTATGGCTTTCATGCTTATTGAAGCAACTTATTTAAAAAGCATTGATGAGGCTATTAAAAGCTCAAAACAAGATAGCATGCCAAGTCCAAAACAACAAGAAATTCCTTCTATTCAACAAACTCCTAAAGAAGAAAAACTTAATCCTTATGAAAATCTCTTAAAAGCAATATATAAAAGAGATTATGACTTAGCTGAAGTTTTTAAAAAAACCACTCAATTTATTTCTTTTGAAGATGATATTTTAAGTATTAGCTCACACGCTAAAGATAATGATAGAATGGTTTTAAACAATGGTTTTAAATTAATCAAAACATTACTTCATGAGCTTTTTGGAGAAAAAGCACAAATCAAAATTCAAAAAACAGAAACCATAGACACTCAAAAACTACAAGATATATTCAAAACTCCCATAAAACAAGAAGTAAAGAGCACTCCAAATTTAAATGAGCATTTTGAAAATTTTAAAAAAGATGCTAAAAAATACGATCCTAAAGACGAAACCAAAGAAGCTCTTAGCAAGCTCTTTGGTTCACCAACTATACAAAATTAA